ACGGACAATCTCGACGCCGACGGGCGGATGCTGCCGCCGGACGTCCTCGCCCAGCGGTTCGCCGCCCTCGGGATCGACGCGACCACTCCGGTCGGCGTGTCCTGCGGGTCGGGCGTCACCGCCGCGCACGAAGCGCTTGCGCTCGTCGTGGCCGGACTCCCCATCCCCGCTCTCTACGCGGGTTCGTATTCGGCGTGGTCCAACGACCCCACGCGTCCCGTCGCCACGGGGGAGTGACGTCGCCGGGCGCCACGACGCCCGTTTCGAGGCCGGCGAACGCAGGATTCGGCGGATTCCGACACCGTCCACGCCGAAACCTTCCGGAAACCTCCGTGAAAAACGCTGTTCCCCGCGCGAATTAGTGTTGAAGCACGGCAACGCCGCTGGGGTATCCTCCCCTTACCCTTGCATTACACAAGAGACATTCCTGCACCAGGAAGAAGGACAACCACCATCATGCGCATTCGTACCGCGGCACCCATCCTTGCCGTCGCCGCCGTTGCAGCGCTCGCGCTCACCGGTTGCGTCGACAACTCCACCCCCTCCTCGGGCTCATCGTCGAGCGCCGGGTCGGACGTGAAGAAGGACGACACCCTCGCGGGCCAGCTGCCCCAGAAGATCAAGGACGCCGGCAAGCTCGTCGTCGGCATGGACAACACGTACCCGCCGAACGAGTTCAAGGACGACAACGGCCAGCCCGTCGGCTGGGAGGTCGACCTGACCAACGCCATCGCCGCCAAGCTCGGCGTGAAGGCGAGCTTCGCCATCGCGAAGTTCGACAACATCATCCCGAGCATCACCGGCGGCAAGGACGACTTCGGAATGTCGTCCTTCACCGACACGACCGAGCGCGAGCAGCAGGTCGACTTCGTCAACTACTACTCGGCCGGTATCCTCTGGGCTTCCCAGAAGGGGAAGAACATCGACCCGGACAACGCCTGCGGTATGAAGGTCGCCGTCCAGTCGACCACGTACGAGGACACCGACGAGGTCCCCGCCAAGTCGAAGAAGTGCACGGATGCGGGCAAGCCCGCCATCCAGGCGCTCCGCTACGACACCCAGGACGACGCGACCAACGCGGTCATCCTGGGCAAGGCCGACGCCCTCAGCGCCGACTCGCCCGTCACCCTGTACGCCATCTCGAAGTCGAAGGACAAGCTCGAGGCCGCAGGCAAGACCTTCGACGAGGCTCCGTACGGCCTGCCCGTCCAGAAGGACTCGAAGCTCACGCCCGTGCTGCAGAAGGCCGTCCAGGCCCTGATCGACGACGGCACCTACAAGAAGATCCTCGACAAGTGGGGCGTCGCCGACGGCGCCGTCCAGTCCGCCGAGGTCAACGCGGCCGCGAAGGGCTGACCTCCATGTCCCAAAGCAACACCGCCCGGCCGGCGACGGGATCCGTCCCGTCGCCGGCCGGGAGCCGGTCCGAGCCGATCAAAGCGATCAAGCTCCGGCACCCGTGGCGGATCGTCTTCGCCGCGGTCCTCATCCTGCTCCTCGTCTGGTTCATCGTGGATGCCTCCCAGCGGGAGGCCTACGGCTGGCAGTACGTGGGCAAGTACGTCTTCGACAAGCGCATCAGCGCTGCTGCGCTCGTCACCCTCCAGCTGACGATCTACTCGATGATCATCGGCGTCGTGCTCGGCCTGGTCCTCGCGGTCATGCGGCTCTCGCCGAACCCCGTGGTCAAGTCAGTCGCCTGGCTGTACCTCTGGATCTTCCGCGGCACCCCGGTCTACGTGCAGCTGGTGTTCTGGGGCCTGTTCTCGCTGATCTACCCGCAGATCTTCCTCGGCGTGCCGTGGACGCAGATCGGGTTCGACCTGAACCTCGGCTTCATGCAGAACGCGTTCATCATCGCGATCATCGGTCTGGCCCTCAACGAGGCGGCCTACATGGCGGAGATCGTGCGCGCCGGCCTGCTCTCGGTGGACGAGGGCCAGGAGGAGGCGGCGACCGCGCTCGGCATGTCCTGGTGGCAGACTATGACGCGGATCGTCATTCCGCAGGCGATGCGGGTCATCATCCCGCCGACCGGCAACGAGGTCATCTCGATGCTGAAGACCACCTCGCTGGTGGCGGCGATCCCGCTGACGACCGACCTGTACGGTGTCGCCCGCGACATCTCCGCGGTCACGTACACGCCCATCCCGCTGCTGATCGTCGCGTCGCTCTGGTACCTGCTGTTCACGTCGCTGCTGATGGTGGGTCAGTACTTCCTGGAGAAGCGGTTCTCGCGCGGCGTCAACGCACGCCGCCCCGACCGCAATGAGCCGGCGCTCGCGACCGGCGCTCTTCCCGCCGCCGGTGCGCCCGACGGCAACGACCTCGGAGGCAAGGGATGACCGACATCAAGGCGACACCGATGGTGCTGGCCGAGGGCGTCTCGAAGAGCTTCGGCTCCAACGAGGTGCTCCGCAGCATCGACCTCAAAGTGAACCAGGGCGAGGTGCTGTGCATCATCGGCCCGAGCGGTTCCGGCAAGTCCACCTTCCTTCGCTGCATCAACCACCTGGAGCGGGTCGACGCCGGCCGGCTCTCGGTCGACGGCGAGGTCGTGGGCTACCGCCAGCACGGCGACAAGCTGTACGAACTGAAGCCCAAGGAGGCCGCCCGCCAGCGCCGTGAGATCGGCATGGTCTTCCAGCGGTTCAACCTGTTCCCGCACATGACGGCGCTGGAGAACATCATCGAGGCGCCCATCCGTGTGAAGGGTCTCTCGAAGGCCAAGGCGGTGGAGCGCGCCAACGAGCTGCTCATCCGCGTCGGACTCAGCGACAAGGGCGACCACTACCCGTCGCAACTGTCCGGCGGCCAGCAGCAGCGCGTCGCGATCGCGCGTGCGCTAGCGATGGACCCGAAGCTGATGCTATTCGACGAGCCCACCTCGGCGCTCGACCCCGAGCTCGTCGGCGAGGTGCTCGACGTCATGAAGGGGCTGGCCGCGAGCGGCATGACCATGATCGTGGTGACGCACGAGATGGGCTTCGCCCGCGAGGTCGCCGACGAGCTGGTCTTCATGGACGGCGGCGTCGTCGTCGAGTCGGGCGACCCGCGCGAGGTGCTCGGCAACCCGCAGCACCAGCGGACGCAGGCCTTCCTCTCGAAGGTGCTGTAGCCGACAGGACTACGGGAGCGGGCGTCGCCCGTCTGACAGAATCGTCGGATGGACAACGACGCCCACTCCTCCCGTCCCGTCGTCTTCGTGACCGGCGCCAGCCGGCCGGAGTCGATCGGCGCCGCCATCGCGCGCCGCCAGGCCGCACTCGGCTGGGATGTCGCGTTCGCGTTCTGGGACGACTACGACGCCTCCATGCCGTGGGGTGCGCACGAACGCGCGCACGACGCGTTCGCCGACGAGCTTCGGGAGCTCGGCGCCCGCGCGCTTCCCGTCGCGGTCGACCTCTCGCATCCGGAATCGCCCGGGTTCGCCGTGGAGCGCGTCCGGGCCGCCCTCGGGCCTGTCCAGGCCCTGGTCGCCAGCCATGCGCACTCGGTCGACAGCGGGCTGCTCGACACGAGCGTCGAAGCGTTCGATGCTCACTTCGCCGTCAACACGCGCGGGACCTGGCTGCTCATCAAGGCGTTCGCCGAGCAGTTCCCCGCCGACCTGTCGGGCTCCGGGCGGATCGTCGCGCTGACGAGCGATCACACGGCGCACAACCTCCCGTACGGCGCGAGCAAAGGCGCGCTGGACCGCATCGTGATGGCCGCCGCCGTCGAGCTGGCGCACCTGGGCGTCACGGCGAACCTGATCAACCCGGGCCCGATCGACACCGGCTGGATGACGCCCGACCTCGCCGGGGCGCTGGCCGCCGAGACGGCGCTGGGGCGTCTCGGCACCCCGCAGGACACGGCGGATCTGGTCGCGTTCCTGCTCTCCCCATCCGGCGGCTGGATCAACGGCCAGCTCCTCCACTCCAACGGAGGCTTCCACCTCCCCGTCTGACGGGCTGCCGCCGCGGCTGGTCAGCCGCCCAGGACTTTGCGGATCCGCTGCAGCGAGACGGTTTCGGCGGTGCCGAGGGACTGGGCGAAGAGGGAGACCCGGAACTCCTCGAGCATCCAGCGCGCGTGCACGATCGGCGGCGGCGAGCCCGGGGCGAGCGGGATGCGGCCGCCGGCATCCCGGTACAGCGCGACGGCGGTCTCGACCTGCGTCTGCCAGGCCCGGTCGCGGCCCGGGTTGGTGGGCAGCGCCTGCATCCGCTGCGGGATCCCCGCGAGGTAGCGCGGCAGCTGCCGCAGCTGCTCCAGTCCGGTCGCGGACACGAACCCGTTGTACACGAGCCCGCCGAGCTGTCCCTTCGCGTCGTTCAGCGCGGGGAGGTAGGTGAGCGCTGTGACCCCGGAGATCGCCTTCTCGGCAGCGCGGGCCGCGGCGAGGATGCGCGTGACCAGCGACACCGTCTCGAACATCGCATCCATCACGATCCCGGAGACCCGGTCGCGGACCGCCTCGAACTCGGCGCGCATGAACACCTGGCCGTCGGGCTTCATCCGGTAGAGCACCGAGTCGACCACCGCGAGCAGGCTGTCGTCGAACAGCGCCTTCGTGTTCGGGTACGGGCTCGCGGCGAGGGTGAGCTTCTCGTTCGAGGTCAGGTGCTGCTGCACGTAGGCGACCGGCGACGGGATGCTGAGCAGCAGCAGCCGGCGCACGCCGCCGGGTATCGCGCTCGCCTGCTCGGCGGGAGTGCCCATGAGGCGGATGCTCACCGAATCGCCATCGTCCACCAGCGCCGGGTAGGCGCGGATCACGTTCGTGGTGCCACCCGGGCCGGTGTGCGTCGAGTCGAGGAACCGGGGGAGCTCGTCCAGATCCCACGTCGTGATCCCCGAGCGTTCGAGGGCGTTCGGCGTGCGCGCCTCGGCGACCGCGGCGACGGAGTCGCGCGCGCGGGACCGCAGCCGGTCCTGCAGCACGCCCAGGTCCTTTCCGCTCGCCATCGGACGGCCCCGTTCGCCGATCACCTGGAACGTCGGACGGAGGTGCGCGGGCAGCCGCTCCAGGTCGAAGTCGGTGCCGCTCACCCGTGAGCCGGTCAGCCGCGAGATCGTCGCCGCCAGGGTGTCCACGAGGGAGGCCGCCGGACGCTCGCCCTCGTGCGCGCGCATCCCGGCTGTGCTCGACAGCTCGCCGAGCAGCCGCTGAGCCCAGTCGGCGGCGGGCACGACCTGCCGGCGGATCGCCTTCGGCAGCGACTTGATCAGAGCGGTCACCAGTTCGTGCCGGAGTCCGGGCACCTGCCAATCGAAGCCGTCGGGCAGCAGACCGGCCAGGAGCGGCAGCGGCACCTGCACCGTCACGCCGTCGTCGTCCGCGCCCGGCTCGAACCGGTACCGGAGCGTGAGGCGCTGGTCGCCCTGACGCCACACGGGCGGGAAGGCCTCCTCGTCGATCTCCGCCGCGTCCTCGTCGAGCAGCGCATCCTGCGTCATCGTCAGCAGGTCGGGGGTCTCCTGCCGGGCCTTCTTCCACCAGCCCTCGAATGAGCGCGTCGACACGACATCGGCCGGGATGCGCTTGTCGTAGAACTCGAAGACGGCCTCGTCGTCGTTGAGGATGTCGCGGCGGCGGGTCCGCTCCTCCAGTTCGCGCAACTCGGCCCGCAACGCCCGGTTCGCTCGATCGAACGCCTGGTGCGAGTCCCACTCGCCGTCGACGAGTGCGTGCCGGATGAACAGCTCGCGCGCGAGCGCAGCGTCGATCCGCGAGAACTGCACGCGCCGCCGCGGGATGATCGGCACGCCGAACAGGGTGACCCGCTCGTAGGCGACGACGGCGCCCTGGCTCTTCTCCCAGTGCGGCTCGCTGTACTGCCGCTTGCAGAGGTCGCCGGCGATCGGCTCCGCCCAGGCCGGGTCGATCGCGGCGTTCATCCGCGCGAACAGCCGGGAGGTCTCCACCAGCTCCGCGCTCATCACCGCGTTGGGCTGCTTCTTGGCGAGCGTCGAGCCGGGGAAGATCACGAACCGGGTCTGCCGCGCTCCGAGGTACTCGGACGAGCGCGCGCCCCGGGCGCCGCCCTTGTTGCCGGACTCGCGCACATCCTTCAGCCCGATGTGCGACAGCAGGCCGGCGAGCAGCGAGCGGTGGATGCCGTCCGGGTTCACCGACGGTTCGCCGATCGTCAGCCCGAGCGGCTTGGCGAGCTGGCGCAGTTGCCGGTAGACGTCCTGCCACTCGCGCACGCGCAGGAAGTTGAGGAACTCGGCCTTGCACAGGCGGCGGAACGCGCTGGAGGACAGCTCCTTCTGCTGCTCCTCGAGGTAGTTCCAGAGGTTGAGCAGGGTGAGGAAGTCGCTGGTCGGGTCGGCGAAACGCGCGTGCTTCTCGTCTGCGCTGCCGCGACGCTCCACGGGCCGTTCGCGCGGATCCTGAATGGTGAGGCCGGCGACGATCGCCATCACCTCGCGCGAGGTGTTGTGGCGCTTGGACTCGACCACCATGCGCGCGAACCGGGGATCGATGGGCAGCTGGGCGAGCTGGCGGCCGACCTTCGTGAGCTCGGTGCCGTTCTTGGCGGCGGCGATCGCGCCGAGCTCAGTGAGCAGATCGAGCCCGTCCTTGATGCCGCGCGAGTCCGGCGGGGTGAGGAACGGGAACGCGGCGATGTCGCCGAGCCCCAGCGAGATCATCTGCAGGATGACCGCCGCGAGGTTGGTGCGCAGGATCTCGGGCTCGGTGAACTCCGGGCGCTTGCTGAAGTCCTCCTCCGAGTAGAGCCGGATGGCGATGCCGTCGCTCGTGCGGCCGGAGCGGCCCGAGCGCTGGTTCGCGCTGGCCTGCGAGATCGCCTCGATCGGGAGGCGCTGCACCTTGGCGCGCGTGCTGTAGCGGCTGATGCGGGCGGTCCCGGCATCCACCACGTACTTGATGCCGGGCACGGTCAGGCTCGTCTCCGCCACGTTGGTCGCGAGCACCACGCGACGGCGGATGCCGGGAACGGTGGACGGCTGGAAGACGCGATGCTGCTCGGCGGAGGAGAGCCGGCCGTACAGCGGGAGCACCTCGGTTCCGGGCAGATTGCGGCCACGGACGGCGTCCGCGGCATCCCGGATCTCGTTCTCGCCAGAGAGGAAGACGAGCACGTCGCCCGCAGGCTCCCGCGCGAGTTCGTCGAGGGCGTCGTTGATGCCCTGCAGGTAGTCGCGGTCGGCGGCCGGGATGGGATCCGGGTCGTCCTCGTCGTCCTCCAGCGCTTCGGCGACCAGCGGCCGGTAGCGGATCTCGACGGGATAGGTGCGGCCCGACACCTCCACGATCGGTGCCGGCGTGCCGTCGGCGGAGGCGAAGTGCTCGGCGAAGCTCTGCGGGTCGATGGTCGCCGAGGTGATGATGAGCTTGAGGTCGGGACGCTTCGGCAGCAGCTGCTTGAGGTAGCCGAGCAGGAAGTCGATGTTGAGGCTGCGCTCGTGCGCCTCGTCGATGATGATCGTGTCGTACGCCCGCAGCATCCGGTCGCGGCGCAGCTCGTTGAGCAGGATGCCGTCGGTCATCAGCTTGATGCGCGTCGCCTTCGACACCTTGTCGGTGAACCGGACCTGGTAGCCGACGAGTTCGCCGACGGACTGCCCGAGCTCCTCGGCGATGCGCTCGGCGATCGTCCGCGCGGCGAGACGGCGTGGCTGGGTGTGCCCGATGCTCGTGCGGCCGAGCTCGAGCGCGATCTTCGGCAGCTGCGTCGTCTTGCCGGACCCGGTCGCGCCGGCCACGATCACGACCTGGTTGTCGCGGATGGCGCGCGCGATGTCGTCCCGCTTACGGCTGACCGGCAGCTCGGGCGGGAAGACGATGCGGGGGAGGGCCTCGGTGGAAGACATGAGCCCTCCAGTCTACCGGCGGTCGGCGGCCCACGTGCTTCACGGCCGCCGCGCTTCAGGGCCGGGGCAGCCCCGCCAGGAAGTCGTCGAAGGTCGCAGCGCCGAGCCGCGCCCCCGGGCCGGCGAGGAGGGTGCCGTCGCGCAACGACCGGCCCCAGCGTCCGGGGAGGGGGACGGTGAGGACCCGGCCCCGGTCGCCGGTCGCGGCGAGGTAGCGCCGGACGAGCGTCGGCATGTCCTCGACCCGCGGTCCGGCGAGGTCGCGATCGAGGCCGCGCGGCTCGCCCGCGGCGATCGCGGCGAGCGCTTCGCCGACCTCGGCGGCGGCGACCGGCTGGGACTTCATCGCGGGAACGAGCCGCAGCCGTCCGGGCTTCGACCGGGCGGCGAGCTGCGCGGCGAACTCGTGGAACTGGGCGGCGCGGAGGATGCTCCAGCCGGTCTGCGCCTCCTGCACCATCCGCTCCTGCAGCGCCTTGCCCGCGTAGTAGGCCGCCGGCACCTCCGCGGCGCCGACGATCGACAGGACGACGTGGTGCGGCACTCCGGCGGCCCGCTCGGCATCGAGGAGCGAGCGGGTGACGGTTCCGAAGAACTGCTCGGACACGGACGCCCGCGTCGTCTGCACGGACGTCACGTCGACGACCGCTGCGCACCCGGTAAGCGCATCGGCGAGACCCTTTCCGGCCTGCGTCAGGTCGACGCCGCGCGCGCGGCTGAGGACGACCGGTTCGTGGCCCGCGGCGCGCAGTGCTGCGACGGTGTGTCCGCCGACGACGCCCGTCCCCCCGGCGACTGCGATCCTCATCGGGTCGCCTCCGTCCGGGTCGGGACGGTGCCGGCCACGGACGGCCGGGCCGGCCGCCGTGACGGGAGCAGCAGCGCGACCCCGAGGAGCGCGCTCAGTCCGAGCGAGACCAGGGAGCTGACGACGTCGCCGGCCGAGCCCTCCGGGTGCAGCACATGGTAGCCGAAGTGGAGTACGCCGAACACGGCCCAGGCGAGCCCGACGACCCGCCCCGGTTGCGCCGCCCGGGCGAACGCGGCACCCAGGCTGGCTGCGCCGAGTGCGAGGTAGAGCGCGCCGACATCCCGGATCAGGTGCTCGTCGAACGCGCCATCGATGTCGATCCAGTGGAGGCCGAATCCGGGGAACGCGGAGTAGAAGGAGTCCGGCGCGAAATAGGCCCAGCCTCCGACGTACGCCCCGAGGGCGACGCCGAGGCCGAGCAGCGCGCGGCGCAGCGGTGTGTTGTCCATACCTCTCCGACGACGCAGCCGGGGCGGATGTGAGGAGGATGCTCACACTCCCGCCCGCTGATCCGTCTTAATGGGTGTGATGGATGAGAACGCCAGCAGTCCCCCCGGGCCCGTCGACGACGCCGTGGTCGCCGAGCGCCGCCACTTGCTCGCCCTCGCCTACCGGATGCTGGGCACGGTGGCCGAGGCGGAGGACGCCGTTCAGGAGACGTACGCACGGTGGTACCGCCTCCCGGCCGACGAGCGCGAAGCGATCCTCTCTCCCGCCGCCTGGCTCACCCGTGTGGCGAGCCGGGTATGCCTGGATGTCCTCGGTTCGGCGCGGGCCCGCCGCGAGCGCTACGTGGGGCCGTGGTTGCCCGAGCCCGTTCCGTCGGACGCGTTCGCGGGGGCTTCGGCCCCGGAGGACCCGCTCGACCGGGTGACGCTCGACGACTCGGTGAGCATGGCGCTGATGCTCGTGCTGGAGGCGATGACGCCGGCCGAGCGCGTCGCCTTCGTGCTGCACGACGTGTTCGGGATGCCGTTCGACGAGATCGCCGAGACGGTCGGCCGCTCCCCGGCCGCGTGCCGCCAGCTCGCCGCCTCCGCCCGTCGGCGGGTGCGGGAGCACCGCGAGCGGGAGGTGCCGCGCGCCGAGCACGACCGCGTGGTGCAGGCGTTCGCGGCGGCCGCCGCGGGCGGCGACCTCGCGGCGCTGGTCCGCGTGCTCGACCCGAGGGTCGTCCTCACCGCCGATGGCGGCGGTGTCGTGAGCGCCGCCCGGCGCCCGGTCGTCGGGGCGGACAACGTGGCGCGTTTCCTCCTGGGACTGGCGGCGAAGTTCCCGCAGGTCGAGCTGACGCCGACCCCGCTCGCCGACGGCCTGGCGTTCGTGGAACGCCAGGCCGGCCGGGTCACCGGGGTCATGACGTTCGTGGTCGACGACGGCCGCGTCAGCCGCATCCGGATGGCCCGCAACCCCGACAAGCTGACGTTGTGGAACGCGCCCGCCGACGCGCCCTGACCGGTCGGCCGCTCCCGCCGTTGCCCTGCGCCCGCGCGTGACGTAGGTTCGCATCAACCCGGATCGGTTCCGGCGTCGACGAAGACGAGGAGAACCCATGAGTCACGGCTATGCCACCATGTCGGTCGCGAGCATCCTGGCGGAGACGGCGCATCGGATGCCCGACAACGTCGCTCTGATCTTCAACGGGCAGGAGATCCGCTACGGCGAGCTGTGGGATCAGACCAGGGCCTACGCCGGCGCCCTGCGCGACCTGGGCGTCGAGCCCGGCGACAAGGTGGCGCTCATGCTGCCGAACGTCCCCGACTTCCCTCGCGCCTACTACGCAGCGCTCGCCCTCGGAGCGGTGGTCGTCCCCGTGCACGCGCTGCTGAAGGCGGAGGAGATCGCCTACGTGCTCCGCGACTCCGGCGCCTCCGTGCTGATCTGCGCCGCGCCGCTCCTCGGCGAGGGCGCGCGCGGGGCGGGGCTCGCCGGCATCCCGACGCTGTCCGTGATGGTGCCCGACGAGCTGTGGGAGCAGGCGCCGTTCCCGCGGCTCGAGGAGCTGGCGGCGGCCGCCGAGCCGATCGACACCTACGTGCCGCGCGACCCGCTCGACACGGCGACCATCCTCTACACCAGCGGCACCACCGGCAAGCCGAAGGGTGCAGAGGGCTGTCACTTCTCTCTGGTCGAGCAGGTGAACGTCCTCCTCGTCGGGACACTCGACGTGACGCCCGAGGACCGCATCCTGGGCTGCCTGCCGCTCTTCCACACCTTCGGCCAGACCTGCGTCATGAACATGGGCTTCCGGGCGGGCGCCGCCATCGTGCTGGTGCCGAAGTTCGACCCCGCGACCGCGCTGCAGCTGCTGAACGCGCACGACTGCACGATCATGACCGGCGTCCCGACCATGTACATCGCGCTGCTGGAGGCCGCGAAGACCAACCCGGAGCGGCCGCCGCTGCGCTACGGCATGAGCGGCGGCGCGGCCATCCCGGTCGCCGTCATCGAGCGGATGAAAGAGGTCTACGGCATCGACGTGCACGAGGGGTACGGCTTGACCGAGACCTCGCCCGTCGCGTCGTTCAACCACCGCGGCCGGCCCACCCGGGTCGGCACGGTCGGCACGCCGATCTGGGGAGTGGATGTGGAGATCGCAGACCCCGAGGTGGACGACCGTATCGAGCTCCTGCCGCGTGGCGAGCTCGGCGAGATCGTCGTGCGCGGGCACAACCTGATGAAGGGGTACCTGAATCTGCCGGAGGCGAATGCGGAGGCGGTCGTCGACGGCTGGTTCCGCACCGGCGACCTGGGGACGAAGAGCGACGACGACTACATCACCATCGTCGACCGCAAGAAGGACATGATCGTGCGCAACGGCTACAACGTCTACCCGCGCGAGGTGGAGGAGGTGCTGTCGACGCATCCGGCTGTCGCCATGGTGGCCGTATTCGGCGTGGCGCATGAGACCCACGGCCAGGAGATCATGGCCGCCGTCACCCTCATGCCGGGCGGCGAGGCCGACCCCGAGGAGCTGGTGACGTTCGCGCAGGAGAAGGTGGCCGCGTACAAGTACCCGCGCCGCGTGGAGATCCTGGAGGCGCTGCCGCTCGGACCCAGCGGCAAGGTGCTCAAGCGGGAGCTCGTGGCGCGGTTCGAGAGCGAGGACGCGCAGGCGGTCGGCTGATCGCGAGCATCCTGGTACCGTGAGGAATATGGTTGCAAACGCAAATACTCCTCTTCTGACCCTGAACAACGGGACCACCATTCCGCAGCTCGGCTTCGGCGTCTTCAAGGTCGACCCGGCCGAGACGACCCGCATCGTCACCGACGCGCTCGAGGTCGGCTACCGCCACATCGACACCGCCGCCATCTACGGCAACGAGGAAGGCGTCGGCCAGGCGATCGCCTCGGCCGGCCTCCCGCGCGAGGAGCTGTTCGTCACCACCAAGCTGTGGAACGACCGCCAGACGGACGCCGAGGCCGCGTTCGACGAGTCGCTCGGCAAGCTGGGCCTCGACTACGTCGACCTGTACCTCATCCACTGGCCGACTCCGCAGAAGGACACCTTCGTGCAGGCCTGGAAGTCGCTGGAGAAGATCTACGCGACCGGTCGCGCCAAGGCCATCGGCGTCTCCAACTTCCTGGTGCCGCACCTGCAGAAGCTGCTCGCGGAGACGGACATCGTTCCCGCTGTCAACCAGATCGAGCTGCACCCGGCGCACCAGCAGCCCGAGGTGACCGCGTTCGCGCGCGAGCACGGCATCGAGATCGAGGCGTGGGGACCGCTCGGCCAGGGCAAGTACCCGCTGTTCGAGACGCCCGAGGTGTCGGGCGCGGCGGAGGCGCACGGCAAGACCCCGGCCCAGGTCGTCATCCGCTGGCACCTGCAGACCGGCAACATCGTCTTCCCCAAGTCGAACCGCCGGGAGCGGATGGCCGAGAACTTCGCCGTCTTCGACTTCGAGCTCACCGCCGACGAGGTCGCCGCGATCACGTCCCTCGAGCGCGAGGGCCGCGTCAGCGCCCACCCCGACGAGGTCAACTGACGCCTGCGCGCTCTGCGCGCCCACCAGGTGAGTCGGATGCGCGGGAGTCGGCCGGTGTCGCACCCCCGGGCTAGGCTCGTGGGGTGAGGATCACGACGGTCACAGGCAAGATCAGCTATATCGTCGGCGCGTTCGCGCTCATCCTCATCCTCAACGTCTTCGTGTTC
This region of Leifsonia sp. fls2-241-R2A-40a genomic DNA includes:
- a CDS encoding aldo/keto reductase, giving the protein MVANANTPLLTLNNGTTIPQLGFGVFKVDPAETTRIVTDALEVGYRHIDTAAIYGNEEGVGQAIASAGLPREELFVTTKLWNDRQTDAEAAFDESLGKLGLDYVDLYLIHWPTPQKDTFVQAWKSLEKIYATGRAKAIGVSNFLVPHLQKLLAETDIVPAVNQIELHPAHQQPEVTAFAREHGIEIEAWGPLGQGKYPLFETPEVSGAAEAHGKTPAQVVIRWHLQTGNIVFPKSNRRERMAENFAVFDFELTADEVAAITSLEREGRVSAHPDEVN
- the sigJ gene encoding RNA polymerase sigma factor SigJ, giving the protein MDENASSPPGPVDDAVVAERRHLLALAYRMLGTVAEAEDAVQETYARWYRLPADEREAILSPAAWLTRVASRVCLDVLGSARARRERYVGPWLPEPVPSDAFAGASAPEDPLDRVTLDDSVSMALMLVLEAMTPAERVAFVLHDVFGMPFDEIAETVGRSPAACRQLAASARRRVREHREREVPRAEHDRVVQAFAAAAAGGDLAALVRVLDPRVVLTADGGGVVSAARRPVVGADNVARFLLGLAAKFPQVELTPTPLADGLAFVERQAGRVTGVMTFVVDDGRVSRIRMARNPDKLTLWNAPADAP
- a CDS encoding long-chain fatty acid--CoA ligase, whose product is MSHGYATMSVASILAETAHRMPDNVALIFNGQEIRYGELWDQTRAYAGALRDLGVEPGDKVALMLPNVPDFPRAYYAALALGAVVVPVHALLKAEEIAYVLRDSGASVLICAAPLLGEGARGAGLAGIPTLSVMVPDELWEQAPFPRLEELAAAAEPIDTYVPRDPLDTATILYTSGTTGKPKGAEGCHFSLVEQVNVLLVGTLDVTPEDRILGCLPLFHTFGQTCVMNMGFRAGAAIVLVPKFDPATALQLLNAHDCTIMTGVPTMYIALLEAAKTNPERPPLRYGMSGGAAIPVAVIERMKEVYGIDVHEGYGLTETSPVASFNHRGRPTRVGTVGTPIWGVDVEIADPEVDDRIELLPRGELGEIVVRGHNLMKGYLNLPEANAEAVVDGWFRTGDLGTKSDDDYITIVDRKKDMIVRNGYNVYPREVEEVLSTHPAVAMVAVFGVAHETHGQEIMAAVTLMPGGEADPEELVTFAQEKVAAYKYPRRVEILEALPLGPSGKVLKRELVARFESEDAQAVG